The proteins below come from a single uncultured Dethiosulfovibrio sp. genomic window:
- a CDS encoding peptide chain release factor 3 translates to MTFNNSSELKRQIDRRRTFGIISHPDAGKTTLTEKLLLFGGAITMAGAVKSRKSSKHATSDWMAIEQERGISVTSSVMKFEYKDYEINLLDTPGHKDFSEDTYRVLTAVDSAVMVIDSVKGVEEQTRRLMEVCRMRNTPIITFINKLDREGLSPLEILSDIEENLQIECAPLTWPIGMGKGFKGTYDLYKKQLTLFRPGFESLRDQDGIAVIKDLGDPKLDQLIGIQAKDLRDDIALLEGAANPFDLDDYLKGSQTPVFFGSAVNNFGVREMLDSFVEIAPCPGPRETTTRMVSPEEEEFSGFVFKIQANMDLAHRDRLAFMRVCSGRFYRGMKVKHHRIGKDVVLSNPTIFMAQDRELVEEAWPGDIVGIHNHGTIKIGDTFTDKEPLQYIGIPSFAPEHFRRVRLDSPMKSKQLQKGLVQLSEEGAIQVFKPITDNIFILGAVGVLQFDVAVARLKAEYSVEASYDSTSFSVARWVRCDDPKKMAEFERAHQANLAKDSTDSLVYLAANSWDLKYVENHWPDVEFLKTCEHR, encoded by the coding sequence ATGACCTTTAATAATTCTTCAGAGCTGAAGAGACAGATAGACCGTCGGAGGACCTTCGGCATAATAAGCCACCCCGACGCAGGAAAGACCACCCTCACAGAAAAGCTGCTCCTCTTCGGCGGAGCCATAACCATGGCGGGGGCGGTCAAGTCGAGAAAGTCCTCCAAGCACGCCACCAGCGACTGGATGGCCATAGAGCAGGAGAGGGGCATCTCGGTGACCAGCTCGGTTATGAAGTTCGAGTACAAAGACTACGAGATAAACCTGCTGGACACCCCGGGACACAAGGACTTCTCCGAGGACACCTACCGAGTCCTCACCGCCGTCGACAGCGCCGTGATGGTAATAGACAGCGTCAAAGGCGTCGAGGAGCAGACCAGACGGCTCATGGAGGTGTGTCGGATGAGGAACACTCCCATCATAACCTTCATAAACAAGCTGGACCGGGAGGGACTATCCCCTCTGGAGATACTTTCGGACATAGAGGAAAACCTCCAGATAGAGTGCGCCCCTCTGACATGGCCTATAGGCATGGGAAAGGGCTTTAAGGGAACCTACGACCTCTATAAAAAGCAGCTCACCCTGTTCAGACCGGGGTTCGAGAGCCTGAGAGACCAAGACGGCATAGCGGTTATAAAGGACCTGGGCGACCCTAAGCTGGACCAGCTCATCGGGATCCAGGCGAAAGACCTCAGGGACGATATAGCCCTGCTGGAGGGGGCGGCAAACCCCTTCGACTTAGACGACTACCTTAAGGGCAGCCAGACACCGGTTTTCTTCGGAAGCGCGGTAAACAACTTCGGCGTCAGGGAGATGTTGGACAGCTTCGTGGAGATAGCCCCCTGCCCGGGGCCCAGAGAGACCACTACCAGGATGGTTTCCCCGGAGGAAGAGGAATTTTCCGGCTTCGTCTTCAAGATCCAGGCCAACATGGACTTAGCCCACAGGGACCGTCTGGCGTTCATGAGGGTATGTTCCGGCCGATTCTACCGAGGGATGAAGGTAAAGCACCACCGAATAGGGAAAGACGTAGTTCTGTCCAACCCCACCATCTTCATGGCCCAGGACAGGGAGCTGGTGGAGGAAGCTTGGCCGGGGGACATAGTGGGCATCCACAACCACGGGACAATCAAGATAGGGGACACCTTCACCGACAAAGAGCCTCTCCAGTACATAGGCATACCGAGCTTCGCGCCGGAGCACTTCAGGCGGGTCAGGCTGGACTCGCCTATGAAGTCTAAGCAGCTTCAAAAAGGGCTGGTCCAGCTCTCCGAGGAAGGAGCCATACAGGTTTTCAAGCCTATCACCGATAACATATTCATACTGGGAGCGGTGGGAGTGCTTCAGTTCGACGTCGCCGTGGCCAGGCTGAAGGCCGAGTATTCGGTGGAGGCCAGCTACGATTCGACCTCCTTCTCGGTGGCCCGGTGGGTGAGGTGCGATGACCCGAAGAAAATGGCCGAGTTCGAGAGGGCCCATCAGGCCAACCTGGCGAAAGACAGCACCGACAGCCTGGTCTACCTGGCCGCCAACAGCTGGGACCTGAAATACGTCGAAAACCACTGGCCCGACGTGGAGTTCCTGAAGACATGTGAGCATCGCTAG
- a CDS encoding methyl-accepting chemotaxis protein, whose product MKKNLFAKLVVPLAVLLGLFTISLVSTLVITADQTKDGMVINLAGRQRMLSQNIAKAALAFRLSGEKSYSDEAIASMKLFQETNRALISGGKAPLDPKAGSSTEIPAPSPKSKELLQAADRAFQSYRKTVESVISGGDEHAWKQVTVQAQSVLSAAAAATVSLEGDAARRVTLLKVIQEISLALAFVVAVLCVLFYRRSIIAPIREMNLFMGRSTEGKADLTWRLPVRSSDETGRMARAFNDFIELLRNNFWDTSQGTQDFLAAFNSLARSLEVFTKTFKSMEEGVARGAKAVDQVSGAVESQYASSEEIASTSQALAQMAESLNQTVSDVVAKAREGEVALGETSIAMESARGQAELVSQRAASLAEKATVIHQVVQTIQGIAEQTNLLALNAAIEAARAGEAGRGFAVVAEEVRKLAEESKRAAVQIGDNLTGLMEGVDGTSKDVMSMSNEMEKVADQIAGVVQAIVIILEGMDSTNEVSQTVAASAQELSASSQEMASGAESVSRFASEINQIIGQAGDSVKSLSVMVEDLSDRVDQGAREGEQLLVELSKMKLGNCSDMRSVVAKAVDAHVAWMDRLEASLDGRLWDLETDPTKCRFGLFLSTAAPPAHLVDRWSEVVSLHDRLHGLGHQVEDHLRGGRRDQAARVTSEARAVSSKLASHLMDMAKHCEGPADLRTPALVSQTKKG is encoded by the coding sequence ATGAAGAAAAACCTTTTTGCCAAGCTGGTGGTTCCCTTAGCGGTTCTTTTGGGCCTTTTTACTATATCTCTGGTGTCGACCTTGGTCATAACCGCCGACCAGACCAAAGACGGCATGGTCATAAATTTAGCGGGCAGGCAGAGGATGTTGTCCCAGAACATCGCAAAGGCGGCGCTGGCCTTTCGGCTCTCAGGGGAAAAGAGCTACAGCGATGAGGCGATCGCCTCTATGAAGCTCTTTCAGGAGACCAATAGAGCCCTGATCTCCGGCGGGAAGGCACCTTTAGACCCCAAGGCGGGAAGTTCGACCGAGATACCCGCTCCCTCCCCTAAGTCTAAAGAGCTACTCCAGGCCGCGGACAGGGCCTTTCAGTCCTATCGGAAGACGGTGGAGTCGGTTATCTCCGGTGGAGACGAGCACGCCTGGAAGCAGGTTACCGTCCAGGCCCAGTCTGTCCTATCCGCCGCCGCTGCCGCGACGGTCTCCCTTGAGGGCGACGCCGCCAGGAGGGTGACCCTCCTCAAGGTCATACAGGAGATATCTCTGGCACTGGCTTTTGTGGTCGCGGTGCTCTGTGTGCTTTTCTACCGTCGATCGATTATAGCCCCTATAAGGGAGATGAACCTCTTTATGGGCCGCTCCACCGAGGGCAAGGCGGACCTGACCTGGCGGCTTCCGGTTCGCTCTAGCGACGAGACCGGTCGGATGGCCCGAGCCTTCAACGATTTTATAGAGCTCCTTCGTAACAATTTCTGGGATACCTCACAGGGAACTCAGGATTTTTTGGCTGCGTTTAACTCTCTTGCTAGGTCCTTGGAGGTATTTACTAAAACCTTTAAGTCCATGGAGGAAGGCGTAGCAAGGGGAGCGAAGGCGGTGGACCAGGTATCCGGCGCCGTTGAATCTCAGTACGCCTCCTCCGAGGAGATAGCCTCCACCTCCCAGGCCCTGGCCCAGATGGCCGAAAGCCTGAACCAGACCGTCTCCGACGTGGTTGCCAAGGCACGAGAGGGAGAGGTCGCCTTAGGGGAGACCTCCATCGCCATGGAGTCCGCCAGAGGTCAGGCGGAGTTGGTGTCCCAGAGGGCTGCGTCACTGGCGGAGAAGGCCACGGTTATACACCAGGTTGTCCAGACCATCCAGGGCATAGCGGAGCAGACCAATCTACTTGCCCTTAACGCCGCCATAGAGGCGGCCAGGGCGGGAGAGGCGGGAAGGGGCTTTGCCGTGGTCGCCGAGGAGGTCCGCAAGCTGGCTGAGGAAAGCAAAAGGGCGGCGGTCCAGATAGGGGATAACCTGACGGGCCTAATGGAGGGTGTAGACGGAACCTCTAAAGACGTCATGTCCATGTCAAACGAGATGGAAAAAGTCGCAGATCAGATCGCCGGTGTGGTTCAGGCCATAGTTATTATCCTGGAGGGCATGGACAGTACTAACGAGGTCTCCCAGACCGTGGCAGCCAGCGCTCAGGAGCTATCTGCGTCGTCCCAGGAGATGGCCTCAGGAGCCGAGTCGGTCTCCCGGTTCGCCTCGGAAATCAACCAGATCATCGGTCAAGCTGGCGATTCGGTCAAATCCCTCTCGGTTATGGTGGAGGACCTTTCAGACCGGGTAGATCAGGGAGCGAGAGAGGGCGAGCAACTATTGGTGGAGCTCTCAAAGATGAAGCTGGGAAACTGCTCCGACATGAGGTCGGTAGTGGCAAAGGCCGTCGACGCCCACGTGGCCTGGATGGACCGGCTGGAAGCATCTCTCGACGGCCGTCTCTGGGACCTGGAGACCGATCCTACCAAGTGTCGATTCGGCCTGTTTTTATCCACCGCGGCCCCTCCTGCCCATTTGGTCGATCGGTGGAGTGAGGTCGTGTCCCTCCACGATAGACTCCACGGCCTAGGACATCAGGTGGAGGATCACCTGAGAGGCGGTAGGCGGGATCAGGCGGCGAGGGTGACCTCCGAAGCTCGGGCGGTCAGCTCTAAGCTTGCTTCCCATCTTATGGATATGGCCAAACACTGTGAGGGACCTGCTGATCTGAGGACTCCAGCTCTGGTGTCTCAGACGAAGAAAGGATAA
- the leuD gene encoding 3-isopropylmalate dehydratase small subunit (catalyzes the isomerization between 2-isopropylmalate and 3-isopropylmalate in leucine biosynthesis), translating into MTIGGNAWVFGDHIDTDVIIPARHLTTADPKILGAHCMEDADREFSSKISPGDVIVGGENFGCGSSREHAPIAIKGAGISCVVAKSFARIFYRNSINVGLPIFICPEGVEAISQGDKVTADMERGIIKNETTGQSWSVPAFPEYLRGIIAAGGLVPFIASGKGA; encoded by the coding sequence ATGACCATAGGAGGAAACGCCTGGGTCTTCGGGGACCACATAGATACGGACGTCATAATACCGGCCAGACACCTGACAACCGCCGACCCCAAAATACTGGGAGCCCACTGCATGGAGGACGCCGACCGGGAGTTCTCGTCGAAGATATCACCTGGGGACGTCATAGTAGGAGGGGAAAACTTCGGCTGCGGATCGAGCAGGGAACACGCCCCTATCGCCATAAAGGGAGCGGGAATCTCCTGCGTCGTGGCGAAATCCTTCGCCAGGATATTCTACAGAAACTCCATAAACGTGGGCCTTCCCATCTTCATCTGTCCCGAGGGAGTGGAGGCGATCTCCCAGGGGGATAAAGTCACCGCCGACATGGAGAGAGGCATCATAAAGAACGAGACCACCGGCCAGAGCTGGTCCGTTCCGGCGTTCCCCGAATACCTTCGTGGGATCATAGCGGCTGGGGGGCTGGTCCCCTTCATAGCGTCGGGAAAGGGAGCGTAG
- a CDS encoding ATP-binding cassette domain-containing protein, whose amino-acid sequence MDTKDILLKAISLKKSFQNVHALVDGTLSIEKGVITALVGSNGAGKSTLIKCITGDIRPDGGSIALGGDILTGLATKEARARGIATVYQDLALVDVLDVASNIYLGMEPTKWGIIRRREMVKASKELLGRFSIDLPVTATLSSLSGGQRQAVALARAIAQGGDILVLDEPTAAMGVVERERIMEILRKLRDQGQAILYISHDLNQVLELADQVVVTRSGRTVAHMASSELDPLSLAGWISGAIGP is encoded by the coding sequence ATGGATACGAAAGACATCCTCTTGAAGGCCATATCGCTCAAAAAGAGCTTCCAGAACGTCCACGCCCTGGTGGACGGAACTCTCTCTATCGAAAAAGGGGTCATAACCGCACTGGTGGGCAGCAACGGGGCTGGAAAATCCACACTAATAAAGTGCATCACAGGGGACATAAGACCCGACGGAGGCTCTATCGCCCTGGGAGGGGACATACTGACCGGCCTCGCCACGAAGGAGGCCAGAGCTCGAGGCATAGCCACGGTCTATCAGGACCTAGCCCTGGTTGACGTCCTGGACGTGGCCTCCAACATATACCTGGGGATGGAGCCGACCAAATGGGGGATTATCCGCCGCAGGGAGATGGTCAAGGCCTCCAAGGAGCTCCTTGGCAGGTTCTCCATAGATCTCCCGGTCACAGCCACTCTGTCCAGCCTGTCGGGAGGCCAGCGTCAGGCCGTGGCTCTGGCGAGGGCCATAGCCCAGGGAGGGGACATACTGGTCCTGGACGAGCCCACCGCCGCAATGGGGGTCGTGGAGAGGGAGAGGATCATGGAGATACTGAGAAAACTTAGGGATCAGGGGCAGGCCATACTCTACATCAGCCACGACCTCAATCAGGTCCTGGAACTGGCGGACCAGGTCGTGGTGACCCGCTCCGGTCGAACCGTGGCCCATATGGCCTCCTCGGAGCTGGACCCTCTATCCCTGGCCGGATGGATATCCGGGGCTATTGGACCATGA
- a CDS encoding isocitrate/isopropylmalate family dehydrogenase — MNVKTIAQIGGDGIGPEVVRQGRKAADAAMAGSGTELRWREFPWGAGHYRSTGEILPENAVEELSHCDSIYLGAIGDPSVKPGVLERGILLTLRFAFDMYVNLRPARAFPKVPIPIEGAAEHGIDLLVVRENTEDLYMGLGGTGDGEIDQIIEAKRGLYNLTGQVFMSTGHRMALQMGIATEPAVRRITATACGYAKGRGESSILLATKANAMPHLYGFWEEIAADEAKAQGMAMETMNVDAMCYHAVRRPWEFGTILCPNLFGDIVSDLFAGITGGLGVAAGGNQGDGIGMFEPIHGSAPDIAGTDSANPLAAILSASLMLRSLGEDKGATAIERAVETFLSESDQDRLPKEMGGQAGTEEIGDAVASIVERDREGNQP; from the coding sequence ATGAACGTAAAGACCATAGCCCAGATCGGTGGGGACGGCATAGGACCGGAGGTAGTCAGACAGGGGCGAAAGGCGGCGGACGCCGCCATGGCCGGGAGCGGAACCGAGCTCCGCTGGAGGGAGTTCCCATGGGGGGCGGGGCACTACCGTTCCACCGGGGAGATACTGCCGGAAAACGCCGTGGAGGAGCTCTCCCACTGCGACTCCATATACCTGGGGGCCATAGGGGACCCATCGGTGAAGCCCGGGGTCCTGGAGAGGGGCATACTGCTCACACTCCGCTTCGCCTTCGACATGTACGTCAACCTCAGGCCAGCCAGGGCCTTCCCAAAGGTCCCTATCCCCATAGAGGGGGCGGCGGAGCACGGCATAGACCTGCTGGTGGTCCGGGAGAACACCGAGGACCTCTACATGGGGCTGGGCGGGACCGGCGACGGCGAGATAGACCAGATCATCGAGGCAAAGAGGGGCCTTTATAACCTCACAGGCCAGGTATTCATGAGCACCGGCCACAGGATGGCCCTCCAGATGGGCATAGCCACCGAACCGGCGGTCAGGAGGATAACCGCCACGGCCTGCGGCTACGCCAAGGGGCGAGGGGAGAGCTCCATCCTCCTGGCAACCAAGGCCAACGCCATGCCACACCTCTACGGCTTCTGGGAGGAGATAGCCGCCGACGAGGCCAAGGCCCAGGGGATGGCAATGGAGACCATGAACGTGGACGCCATGTGCTACCACGCAGTGAGACGCCCCTGGGAGTTCGGGACGATCCTCTGTCCCAACCTCTTCGGCGATATAGTGAGCGACCTCTTCGCAGGCATAACCGGAGGCCTTGGGGTTGCGGCGGGAGGGAACCAAGGCGACGGCATAGGGATGTTCGAGCCGATCCACGGCTCCGCCCCTGACATAGCGGGAACCGACTCGGCCAACCCCCTGGCGGCCATCCTCTCCGCCTCACTGATGCTCCGCTCCCTAGGGGAGGACAAAGGGGCGACGGCGATAGAGAGGGCCGTCGAGACCTTCTTAAGTGAGAGCGACCAGGACAGACTTCCCAAGGAGATGGGAGGACAGGCCGGAACGGAGGAGATAGGCGACGCAGTGGCCTCCATAGTGGAGAGAGACCGAGAGGGGAACCAGCCATGA
- a CDS encoding 2-isopropylmalate synthase — protein MTIDRVRIFDTTLRDGEQSAGINLNRAEKIQIARQLAAMGVDVIEAGFPAASQGDFDAVSAIAHEARGPIIAGLARANEGDIKRAAEAVKGAERGRIHTFIATSPIHMEYKLKMAPDEVVRRTSQAVAYASSLVEDVEFSAEDASRSEVQFLIEVFSAAIAAGATTINVPDTVGYATPGEFGDFLSRIIEGTENSHKAIWSVHVHNDLGLAVANSIEAVRRGARQVECTINGIGERAGNASLEEIVMALKVRKDVFSVDTGIDTTRLYDASRLVSRLTGVQVPPNKAIVGDNAFAHEAGIHQHGIMCKRETYEIMHPKDVGAPESKLVMGKHSGHHAFAKEIEAMGYALSEEEFKRAFTLFKELCDKKEMVTKSDMEALIVDEILSVCPDRKFVVKDFAVQSGRGKATATVSLTENGHDVSDAATGNGPVDASYAAIRRIIGIEPELRAYRILSSTEKSDALGEARVTLKYYDMEVQGRGSSTDVIEASIKAYINGINRLYQTAAARGVEIVRQRKAG, from the coding sequence ATGACGATAGATAGAGTTCGCATATTCGACACCACACTCAGGGACGGAGAGCAGTCCGCAGGGATCAACCTCAACAGGGCGGAGAAGATCCAGATAGCCAGACAGCTGGCGGCCATGGGGGTGGACGTCATAGAGGCGGGCTTCCCGGCGGCGTCCCAGGGGGACTTCGACGCCGTCTCAGCCATAGCCCATGAGGCAAGAGGGCCCATCATAGCGGGGCTGGCCAGGGCCAACGAAGGGGACATCAAGAGGGCCGCCGAGGCGGTTAAAGGGGCTGAGAGAGGCAGGATCCACACTTTCATAGCCACCAGCCCTATCCACATGGAGTATAAGCTCAAGATGGCACCCGACGAGGTCGTCCGTCGCACCTCTCAGGCTGTGGCCTACGCCTCGTCGTTGGTGGAAGACGTGGAGTTCTCCGCAGAGGACGCCAGCCGGTCGGAGGTCCAGTTCCTCATAGAGGTGTTCTCCGCCGCCATCGCAGCAGGGGCCACAACCATAAACGTGCCGGACACTGTGGGCTACGCCACCCCCGGCGAGTTCGGCGACTTTCTGTCTCGGATAATTGAGGGAACGGAAAACTCCCATAAGGCGATCTGGTCCGTCCACGTCCACAACGACCTAGGCCTTGCGGTGGCCAACTCCATCGAGGCGGTCCGACGGGGAGCCAGACAGGTGGAATGCACCATAAACGGCATAGGGGAGAGGGCGGGCAACGCCTCACTGGAGGAGATAGTCATGGCCCTCAAGGTGAGAAAGGACGTCTTCTCCGTGGACACCGGCATAGACACCACAAGGCTCTACGACGCAAGCAGGCTGGTATCTCGGCTCACGGGGGTACAGGTTCCGCCCAACAAGGCCATAGTCGGTGACAACGCCTTCGCCCACGAGGCGGGAATACACCAGCACGGGATCATGTGCAAAAGGGAGACCTACGAGATAATGCACCCGAAGGACGTAGGAGCCCCTGAGTCCAAGCTGGTCATGGGCAAGCACTCGGGACACCACGCCTTCGCCAAGGAGATAGAGGCAATGGGCTACGCCCTGTCGGAGGAGGAGTTCAAGAGGGCCTTCACCCTCTTCAAAGAGCTCTGCGACAAAAAGGAAATGGTCACCAAAAGCGACATGGAGGCCCTCATAGTGGACGAGATACTCTCGGTCTGCCCGGACCGTAAGTTCGTGGTCAAGGACTTCGCCGTCCAGTCGGGCAGGGGAAAAGCCACAGCCACCGTCTCACTGACGGAGAACGGCCACGACGTGAGCGACGCCGCCACGGGCAACGGACCGGTTGACGCATCCTACGCCGCCATCAGGAGGATCATAGGCATAGAGCCGGAGCTGAGGGCATATCGGATACTGTCCTCCACGGAGAAATCCGACGCACTGGGAGAGGCTCGGGTGACGCTTAAATACTACGACATGGAGGTCCAAGGAAGGGGTTCCAGCACCGACGTCATAGAGGCCAGCATAAAAGCCTACATAAACGGAATCAACCGACTCTACCAGACCGCCGCCGCAAGAGGGGTGGAGATAGTCAGGCAGAGGAAGGCGGGGTAA
- a CDS encoding ABC transporter permease, translating into MMSRPWRLAAVIGAFCIIFSAASPYFWDWDNLRNVLDQSTVNVVVGLGMAMVIASGGIDLSVGSASALIGVAIAPMLKSAVPTTVVCTAALALGIAVGLWNSTIIVCLRVNPFIGTLTSMSIMSGLALIATQGTTVYGFPRTFAFIGRGRVGGLPVSVILCLALFGALWLAFRFTKLGTYTLALGSNQEALRRCGVAVKRWRTGLYCLSGTCAAVASILVTSRLNSAEPLAGAMMEMEAIATAVLGGTAIQGGRTCLGGTVLAGVLLALVKNGLTMLGVSSYYQGFSVGVIVLISVIFSERSGKNKIGG; encoded by the coding sequence ATGATGTCCCGACCCTGGCGGCTTGCGGCGGTGATAGGGGCCTTCTGCATCATCTTCTCCGCCGCCTCGCCCTACTTCTGGGACTGGGACAACCTGAGAAACGTCCTGGACCAGAGCACTGTGAACGTGGTGGTGGGGCTAGGCATGGCGATGGTAATCGCCTCCGGGGGCATCGACCTGTCCGTCGGATCTGCGTCGGCCCTTATAGGGGTGGCCATAGCTCCGATGCTCAAATCGGCGGTCCCTACCACGGTGGTATGCACGGCGGCCCTGGCGCTGGGAATAGCGGTGGGACTTTGGAACTCGACCATAATCGTATGCCTGAGGGTCAACCCCTTTATAGGGACCTTGACGTCGATGTCGATAATGTCCGGGCTGGCCCTGATAGCCACCCAGGGGACGACGGTCTACGGCTTTCCCCGAACCTTTGCCTTTATAGGTAGAGGGAGAGTCGGAGGCCTTCCGGTGTCGGTGATCCTCTGTTTAGCCCTATTTGGGGCCCTGTGGCTCGCCTTCCGGTTCACCAAGCTCGGCACGTACACACTGGCCCTTGGCAGCAACCAGGAGGCTCTGAGGCGGTGCGGCGTAGCGGTCAAAAGGTGGAGGACCGGCCTTTACTGCCTGTCCGGGACCTGTGCCGCCGTGGCGTCCATACTGGTGACCTCCAGGTTAAACAGCGCTGAGCCCCTGGCCGGGGCGATGATGGAGATGGAGGCCATCGCCACGGCGGTGCTTGGCGGAACGGCCATCCAGGGGGGAAGAACCTGCCTGGGGGGGACGGTCCTGGCGGGGGTGCTGCTAGCGCTGGTGAAAAACGGCCTAACTATGTTGGGGGTGTCCTCCTACTATCAGGGTTTTTCAGTAGGAGTTATCGTCCTGATCTCGGTGATATTCTCGGAGAGATCGGGGAAAAATAAAATTGGAGGGTGA
- a CDS encoding 3-isopropylmalate dehydratase large subunit, translating to MKKTLAASVIAKHTTDKAKEGAICQVSVDFAFANDITAPPAIDAMREMGRDKVFDKNRCAVVPDHFTPNKDIASAEQAKKCREFAHGQGMVYWEVGRAGVEHAMLPEKGYILPGDIVLGADSHSCTGGAMGAFATGMGSTDLAGAWATGKTWLMVPETVRVDFRGPISRHITGKDLILAVLREISVQGARYMALEFGGDGLESMSMDHRFTVANMAVEAGAKAGLFVPDSVTLDYARARAARDFEPCYPDEGCSYAKRIEIDVEKLTPLVAAPHSPDNVHPASTFKDREIHQVFIGSCTNGRLEDMEAAASVLKGRSVHPSVRCIVIPASFEVYNECLDRGYIRTFTEAGAAVCTPTCGPCLGGHMGILAAGERCVSTSNRNFVGRMGHTESEVYLASPITAAWSAVKGHIADPAEEER from the coding sequence ATGAAAAAGACCCTCGCCGCCTCTGTAATAGCCAAACACACCACCGATAAAGCCAAAGAGGGAGCCATCTGTCAGGTATCGGTGGACTTCGCCTTCGCCAACGACATAACCGCCCCTCCCGCCATAGACGCCATGAGGGAGATGGGCCGAGATAAGGTATTCGATAAAAACCGGTGTGCGGTGGTGCCGGATCACTTCACCCCAAACAAGGACATCGCGTCGGCGGAGCAGGCCAAAAAGTGCCGAGAGTTCGCCCACGGTCAGGGGATGGTCTACTGGGAGGTCGGCAGGGCAGGGGTCGAACACGCCATGCTGCCGGAGAAGGGCTACATCCTGCCGGGGGACATAGTTTTAGGGGCGGACAGCCACAGCTGCACCGGAGGGGCAATGGGAGCCTTCGCCACCGGGATGGGCTCCACCGATTTAGCGGGAGCCTGGGCCACCGGAAAGACCTGGCTCATGGTCCCTGAGACGGTCCGAGTGGACTTTAGAGGCCCCATCTCGAGGCACATCACGGGAAAGGACCTCATCCTGGCGGTGCTCAGGGAGATCTCCGTCCAGGGCGCTCGTTATATGGCCCTAGAGTTCGGCGGCGACGGCCTGGAGTCCATGTCCATGGACCACCGGTTCACCGTGGCGAACATGGCGGTGGAGGCCGGGGCCAAGGCCGGGCTCTTCGTCCCCGACTCGGTGACCCTGGACTACGCCAGGGCCAGGGCGGCCAGGGACTTCGAGCCTTGCTACCCAGACGAGGGCTGCTCCTACGCGAAGAGGATAGAGATAGACGTGGAGAAACTCACCCCTCTGGTGGCGGCGCCCCACTCCCCCGACAACGTCCATCCCGCCTCGACCTTCAAGGACAGGGAGATCCATCAGGTGTTCATAGGCTCCTGCACCAACGGAAGGCTTGAGGACATGGAGGCGGCGGCGTCGGTGCTGAAGGGCAGATCGGTCCATCCATCGGTTAGGTGCATAGTCATACCGGCATCCTTCGAGGTCTACAACGAGTGCCTGGACAGGGGCTATATAAGGACCTTCACCGAGGCAGGAGCAGCGGTCTGCACCCCCACCTGCGGCCCCTGCTTGGGGGGACACATGGGAATACTGGCGGCAGGGGAGCGTTGCGTATCCACCAGCAACAGAAACTTCGTCGGCAGGATGGGACACACCGAGAGCGAGGTCTACCTCGCAAGCCCGATAACAGCGGCATGGAGCGCCGTAAAAGGACATATCGCCGATCCGGCGGAGGAGGAGAGATAA